The following are encoded together in the Lathyrus oleraceus cultivar Zhongwan6 chromosome 3, CAAS_Psat_ZW6_1.0, whole genome shotgun sequence genome:
- the LOC127131855 gene encoding uncharacterized protein LOC127131855, which yields MAKFFILVLVLLQVSSFMGFTKGIYTHKEHQKHHPVAPTPSPIQSPSSHSFDSLDLDHHRKKHHRHHPSSPAPSPHQSTSTSSIDSIDLDRHPKAHPPHHPSAPTHSPVQSPSSFSIDSIDLDHHRKKHHRHHPSSPTPSHVQPPSSFINESFDVDHHRKKHHHHHPSTPTHSPVQSPSSSSIDSLDLDHHHKKHKKHHHHHPQSPIPSPTQSPST from the coding sequence ATGGCCAAATTTTTTATCTTAGTACTAGTCTTACTTCAAGTGAGCTCTTTTATGGGCTTTACTAAAGGGATTTATACTCACAAAGAACACCAAAAACATCACCCAGTAGCCCCAACTCCATCCCCTATTCAATCACCATCTTCTCACTCTTTTGATTCTCTTGATCTTGATCATCATCGTAAGAAACATCACCGACATCATCCATCATCCCCAGCTCCTTCCCCTCATCAATCAACATCTACCTCATCTATTGATTCTATAGATTTAGATCGTCATCCCAAGGCACATCCTCCCCATCATCCATCAGCCCCAACCCATTCTCCTGTTCAGTCACCATCTTCGTTCTCTATTGATTCCATTGATCTAGACCATCATCGCAAGAAACATCATCGCCATCACCCATCATCCCCAACCCCTTCCCATGTTCAACCACCATCTTCTTTCATTAATGAGTCATTTGATGTGGATCATCATCGCAAGAAACATCATCACCATCACCCATCAACCCCAACTCATTCCCCTGTTCAATCACCATCTTCCTCCTCTATAGATTCTCTTGATTTGGATCATCATCacaagaaacacaagaaacatcatcatcatcatcccCAATCTCCAATCCCTTCCCCAACTCAATCTCCATCTACTTAA